The Quadrisphaera sp. RL12-1S sequence CCTTCGGGTCCGACGAGGCCTCCGCCCACCACCTCAACGAGGTGGTGGCCCAGCTGGTCCCCGAGGAGCACGTCCACCGCGTCGACCACTTCCTGGGCACGTCCGCGGTGCTCAACGTCTTCGGCGTCCGGTTCGCCAACCGCCTCTTCGAGCCGACCTGGAACGCTGGCCACGTCGAGCGGGTCGACGTGGTCTACGACGAGGACCTGGGCCTGGAGGGCCGCGCCCGGTACTACGACAGGGCCGGCGCGCTCAAGGACATGATCCAGAGCCACCTGCTGCAGGTGCTGGCGGTGCTCGCCATGGACGCCCCCGCCAGCCTCGACGAGCGCGAGTTCCGCGATCGCAAGGCGCAGGTCCTGCGCGCCACCCGCCTGGCCGGGACGCCGGCCGAGGCCAGCCGCCGCGCGGTCTACACGGCCGGGCGCATGGGGGACCGCGACCTGCCCGACTACCAGGCCGAGGACGGCGTCGACCCCTCCCGCCAGACCGAGACCCTGGCGGAGGTGGTGCTGCACGTCGACACCTGGCGCTGGGCGGGCGTGCCGTTCCGGCTGCGGTCGGGCAAGGGGCTGGGCCGGGCGCGCAAGGAGGCCGTCATCACCTTCAAGCCCGTCCCGCACCTCATGGGCGGCCTGCGCGGCGAGGCGCGCCCGACGCGCATGAGGCTCTCCTTCAAGCCCGGGACCATCAACCTCGACCTGACGGTGAACGCTGAGGGCGACCCCTTCGACCTCGAGGAGGCCACCCTGAGCGCGCAGCTGGGCGACTCCCAGCTGCCGGCCTACGGCGAGGTGCTCGCCGGCGTGCTCGACGGCGACCCGCTGCTGTCCGTGCGCG is a genomic window containing:
- a CDS encoding glucose-6-phosphate dehydrogenase translates to MSAHEEQATGGTESGRGGVDGPEQSGGGGHGAAGRKGHTGGDPVATLLVLGASGDLASRLLLPGLARLLVSDRDEDPAHGHGSSLQLVGAGSEDWDDDRWREVVTGAFADAQQHVDDDRPDGWEAACAVRDASRYQQVDVTDPEALNALLHSCTAPVAVYFALPPAVTAKACENLVGQELPESTRLVMEKPFGSDEASAHHLNEVVAQLVPEEHVHRVDHFLGTSAVLNVFGVRFANRLFEPTWNAGHVERVDVVYDEDLGLEGRARYYDRAGALKDMIQSHLLQVLAVLAMDAPASLDEREFRDRKAQVLRATRLAGTPAEASRRAVYTAGRMGDRDLPDYQAEDGVDPSRQTETLAEVVLHVDTWRWAGVPFRLRSGKGLGRARKEAVITFKPVPHLMGGLRGEARPTRMRLSFKPGTINLDLTVNAEGDPFDLEEATLSAQLGDSQLPAYGEVLAGVLDGDPLLSVRGDTAEDCWRILAPVIAAWEADEVPLETYPAGSDGPDPTDAFPVF